Proteins found in one Triticum aestivum cultivar Chinese Spring chromosome 4D, IWGSC CS RefSeq v2.1, whole genome shotgun sequence genomic segment:
- the LOC123096421 gene encoding cytochrome b-c1 complex subunit 6-1, mitochondrial — protein MADEEPVDPKKYLEERCKPQCVKPLYEYEKCIKRVEADDTGHKHCTGQYFDYWSCIDKCVAPKLFEKLK, from the exons AT GGCGGATGAGGAACCCGTTGATCCCAAGAAGTATCTCGAGGAGCGGTGCAAGCCACAGTGTGTAAAGCCACTGTATGAGTATGAG AAATGTATCAAGAGAGTTGAGGCTGATGATACCGGGCACAAGCACTGCACTGGGCAATATTTTGACTATTGGTCATGCATCGATAAATGT GTAGCACCAAAGCTCTTTGAAAAGCTGAAATGA